The Prevotella melaninogenica ATCC 25845 genome includes a window with the following:
- a CDS encoding MORN repeat-containing protein yields the protein MKHKYIIILLLLLPSYLFAQNIEIGTCTTTDGGTYHGQMFRGKPNGKGKTTYKKGNVYEGDYMKGLRHGQGTYKFADGEKYVGQWFQDQQHGQGVYYFANGNRYDGLWYKDYQQGQGTMYYYNGDKYIGNWDHDKRSGEGKYIFANGAFYEGSWKNDMKNGHGSFKWPDRSSFTGNWVNNLKEGKGIYIYADGDEYNGEWKNDLQNGKGIYKFKDGESYDGEYLDGERTGQGIFRYKNGDQYSGHFLKGLKSGYGTMSWNNGDIYVGYWEKDMQNGQGKLTKKNKDVYEGQFRNGLLEGLIIIHYADGSKFRGSYHNGKRNGTAVEESADGVRFEGNYRDDHRDGKFIERDKNGKVTASGYYERGKRYTN from the coding sequence GTGAAACATAAATATATCATCATATTGTTACTTCTCCTTCCTTCGTATCTCTTTGCACAAAACATAGAGATAGGTACTTGTACAACAACGGATGGAGGAACTTATCATGGACAGATGTTCCGTGGTAAACCAAATGGTAAAGGAAAAACAACTTATAAGAAAGGTAATGTCTATGAAGGCGATTATATGAAAGGTTTACGCCATGGACAAGGAACCTATAAGTTTGCAGATGGTGAGAAGTATGTAGGTCAGTGGTTCCAAGATCAGCAACATGGGCAAGGTGTTTACTACTTTGCCAATGGTAATCGTTATGATGGTTTATGGTACAAGGACTATCAGCAGGGACAGGGAACAATGTATTATTACAATGGTGATAAGTATATTGGCAACTGGGACCATGACAAAAGAAGTGGTGAAGGAAAGTATATTTTTGCCAATGGAGCGTTTTATGAAGGCTCATGGAAGAACGACATGAAGAACGGACATGGTAGTTTCAAATGGCCTGACCGCTCATCGTTTACAGGAAATTGGGTGAATAACCTAAAAGAAGGTAAAGGAATTTATATTTATGCTGATGGTGATGAATATAATGGAGAGTGGAAGAATGACCTACAGAATGGTAAGGGAATCTATAAATTCAAGGATGGTGAAAGCTATGATGGTGAATATTTAGATGGCGAACGCACAGGACAAGGCATCTTCCGTTATAAGAATGGCGACCAATATTCTGGCCATTTCCTTAAAGGACTTAAGTCTGGCTATGGTACAATGTCATGGAATAATGGCGATATCTATGTAGGTTATTGGGAGAAAGACATGCAGAACGGACAGGGTAAACTGACCAAGAAGAATAAGGATGTGTATGAAGGGCAGTTCCGAAATGGTTTATTAGAAGGACTAATCATCATACACTATGCTGATGGCAGTAAGTTCCGTGGCAGCTACCACAATGGCAAAAGAAATGGAACAGCTGTTGAGGAGTCTGCAGATGGCGTACGTTTTGAAGGTAACTATCGTGATGACCACCGTGATGGAAAGTTCATTGAGCGTGATAAGAATGGTAAAGTAACTGCCAGCGGTTATTATGAAAGAGGAAAACGCTATACGAATTAG
- a CDS encoding alpha amylase C-terminal domain-containing protein: MVTKKTTTKKAPVKKTSAKTTKVKEPSHIGLVKNDAYLAPYEDAIRGRHEHALWKMNQLTQNGKLTLSDFANGHNYYGLHRTADGWVFREWAPNATEIYLVGDFNGWNEQEAYQCHRIEGTGNWELTLPHDAMQHGQYYKMRVHWEGGEGERIPAWTQRVVQDEASKIFSAQVWAPAEPYVWKKKTFKPQTSPLLIYECHIGMAQDEEKVGTYNEFREKVLPRIIKDGYNAIQIMAIQEHPYYGSFGYHVSSFFAASSRFGTPEELKALIDEAHKNGIAVIMDIVHSHAVKNEVEGLGNLAGDPNQYFYPGERHEHPAWDSLCFDYGKDEVLHFLLSNCKYWLEEYHFDGFRFDGVTSMLYYSHGLGEAFCNYADYFNGHQDDNAICYLTLANCLIHEVNKNAVTIAEEVSGMPGLAAKFKDGGYGFDYRMAMNIPDYWIKTIKELPDEAWKPSSIFWEIKNRRSDEKTISYCESHDQALVGDKTIIFRLVDADMYWHFRKGDETEMTHRGIALHKMIRLATIAAINGGYLNFMGNEFGHPEWIDFPREGNGWSHKYARRQWNLVDNEELCYHLLGDFDRKMLEVITSEKKFNETPIQEIWHNDGDQILAFSRGELVFVFNFSPSHSYSDYGFLVPEGSYNVVLNTDAREFGGFGFADDTVEHFTNSDPLYEKDHKGWLKLYIPARSAVVLRKK; this comes from the coding sequence ATGGTTACAAAGAAGACCACAACAAAGAAGGCTCCAGTCAAAAAGACTTCTGCTAAAACGACAAAAGTGAAGGAGCCGTCTCACATAGGACTCGTTAAGAATGATGCCTATTTGGCTCCTTATGAGGATGCAATTCGTGGACGTCACGAGCATGCTCTTTGGAAGATGAATCAGCTTACTCAGAATGGTAAGTTGACACTCTCGGATTTTGCAAATGGCCATAACTACTATGGTTTGCATCGGACAGCTGACGGATGGGTATTTCGTGAATGGGCTCCTAACGCTACTGAGATTTATCTTGTTGGTGATTTCAATGGTTGGAATGAGCAAGAAGCCTATCAATGTCACAGGATTGAAGGTACTGGTAACTGGGAACTTACGCTCCCACATGATGCTATGCAGCATGGTCAGTACTACAAGATGCGTGTACATTGGGAAGGTGGAGAAGGTGAGCGCATCCCTGCTTGGACACAACGTGTTGTTCAAGATGAAGCAAGCAAAATCTTCTCTGCACAGGTATGGGCACCTGCTGAGCCATATGTTTGGAAGAAAAAGACCTTTAAGCCACAGACCTCTCCACTCCTGATTTATGAGTGCCACATTGGTATGGCACAGGATGAGGAGAAGGTTGGAACATATAATGAGTTCCGTGAGAAGGTATTACCACGTATAATTAAGGACGGATATAACGCCATTCAGATTATGGCTATTCAGGAACATCCTTATTATGGTAGCTTTGGTTATCACGTTAGCTCTTTCTTTGCAGCCAGTTCACGCTTCGGAACGCCTGAAGAGTTGAAGGCACTCATTGATGAAGCGCATAAGAATGGCATTGCTGTTATCATGGATATCGTCCACTCTCATGCTGTTAAGAACGAGGTGGAAGGCTTGGGCAACTTAGCTGGTGATCCTAATCAATACTTCTATCCGGGTGAGCGTCATGAGCATCCAGCATGGGATTCGCTATGTTTCGACTATGGTAAAGACGAGGTTCTCCACTTCCTTTTGTCTAACTGTAAATACTGGTTAGAGGAATATCACTTTGATGGTTTCCGCTTTGATGGTGTGACTTCAATGCTTTATTACAGTCATGGATTAGGTGAAGCATTCTGCAACTATGCTGATTATTTCAATGGTCATCAGGATGATAACGCTATCTGTTATTTGACACTTGCCAACTGTCTTATCCATGAGGTAAACAAGAATGCAGTAACGATTGCAGAGGAAGTGTCGGGTATGCCAGGTTTAGCAGCTAAGTTTAAAGATGGTGGATACGGCTTTGATTATCGTATGGCAATGAATATTCCAGACTACTGGATAAAGACTATCAAGGAATTACCAGACGAGGCTTGGAAGCCATCTTCTATCTTCTGGGAGATAAAGAATCGACGTTCTGATGAGAAAACTATTTCTTATTGCGAATCACACGACCAAGCGTTGGTGGGCGATAAGACTATTATCTTCCGGTTAGTAGATGCAGATATGTATTGGCATTTCCGTAAGGGAGACGAAACAGAGATGACTCATCGTGGCATTGCACTGCATAAGATGATTCGTCTTGCCACTATTGCTGCTATTAATGGTGGCTATCTGAACTTCATGGGTAATGAGTTTGGTCATCCAGAGTGGATTGATTTTCCACGTGAAGGAAATGGATGGAGCCATAAGTATGCCCGTCGACAGTGGAACTTGGTTGATAATGAGGAATTATGCTATCACTTGCTTGGCGACTTCGACCGTAAGATGTTGGAGGTAATTACAAGTGAGAAGAAGTTTAATGAGACTCCTATCCAAGAGATTTGGCACAATGATGGCGACCAGATATTGGCATTTAGTAGGGGAGAGTTAGTCTTTGTATTTAACTTCTCACCATCACATTCTTATTCTGATTATGGTTTCTTGGTGCCAGAGGGATCTTATAATGTAGTATTAAACACAGATGCCAGAGAGTTTGGTGGCTTTGGCTTTGCTGATGATACAGTAGAGCATTTCACAAATAGCGACCCTCTTTATGAGAAAGATCATAAAGGCTGGCTCAAACTTTATATACCAGCTCGTAGTGCTGTAGTATTGAGAAAGAAATAA
- a CDS encoding DUF6057 family protein — MMESKFMRAICAVLFCSFTFCYLFFYQADVMTVVQHLASGRQTFYDPMLGAVLITFTLKLLQMGVSSLFKLKKRGFGLTYFPSFLILTIISDLRPTADSVTFGNWLWIAPLLLLVYTFVMFAVKRFEPYEPESRSYGPFSQMIWINLLLFLGFFLFIGLFSNSDRYFHQRAKVEALIDKKDYAGALDVVRTMPHTDSVTSMLTVYAVARRGHLADSLFHYPLEGGASTLRPGKVHSWLQPDSVLYKVTRNSANYQLTGFLLDRNLNDFARYLPQYYPADSLRPRYYKEALKILSLKNRGLRLIAPYKKGSYASYYYAK, encoded by the coding sequence ATGATGGAAAGTAAGTTTATGCGTGCTATTTGCGCAGTACTATTTTGCTCATTCACATTCTGTTATCTGTTTTTCTATCAAGCAGATGTGATGACCGTAGTACAGCACTTGGCTTCAGGAAGGCAAACCTTCTATGATCCAATGTTGGGTGCAGTGCTGATAACATTTACTTTAAAGTTACTCCAAATGGGTGTAAGCTCATTGTTTAAGTTGAAGAAGCGTGGCTTTGGCTTGACTTACTTTCCATCTTTTCTTATTCTTACAATCATCTCTGACCTTCGTCCTACAGCCGATAGCGTAACGTTTGGCAATTGGTTATGGATAGCTCCTTTACTATTGTTAGTTTACACTTTTGTAATGTTTGCTGTCAAACGCTTTGAACCTTATGAGCCAGAATCGCGCAGCTATGGTCCGTTTTCACAGATGATTTGGATAAACCTATTGCTTTTTCTTGGCTTTTTCTTGTTTATAGGACTCTTTAGTAATAGTGATAGGTATTTTCATCAACGTGCTAAAGTTGAAGCTTTGATTGATAAAAAGGATTATGCAGGTGCATTGGATGTAGTACGAACAATGCCGCATACGGATTCTGTAACATCTATGCTAACCGTCTATGCAGTTGCGCGTAGAGGTCATTTAGCAGACAGTCTTTTCCATTATCCTTTGGAGGGTGGGGCAAGTACATTACGCCCAGGAAAGGTACATTCGTGGCTACAACCTGATAGTGTACTCTATAAAGTTACCCGTAATTCAGCTAACTATCAGTTGACAGGTTTCTTGTTAGATCGCAATCTTAATGACTTTGCTCGCTATCTTCCACAGTATTATCCTGCAGATAGCCTTCGTCCACGTTATTATAAAGAAGCTCTCAAGATTCTCTCGCTTAAGAACCGAGGATTAAGACTTATTGCACCTTATAAAAAAGGTAGCTATGCTTCCTATTATTATGCGAAGTAG
- a CDS encoding imelysin family protein produces the protein MKKVTKLAMFLLAGTLATGFVSCSSDDDEVINTTILTPEQQSELSKIASESSANANKTEMGKVVANYINEVVKPTYLDLAEKSDILYKACQNLYQKRKAGTLTQNDIDAACEAFKAARKDWEQSESFLYGAASDNEIDPHIDSWPLDHDQLTRALNNADVIAGINGENPAKYVYDNNGNFDSVLGFHGLEFVLFRNGKNRTVAAFNAEKETEAGLTSVSTVNEAAFAAAVAGDLRNMTYLLEYGWLGTTIPTSHLNQLANAMWVVNGTRHRGLSAKLIPYRDYSQFATKENGMFASWHETLNNIFIGGCSGICEEVASQKLGQAYRKATGTGTADDAANYIESPYSKRSFQDYQDNIYSIKNSLYGVRGTENISTPTQYSIMNFLKNNNYPKYNELNSALNEAIAALETAKKSGIAFIDQPGNPQVKTCIDKVDALNEALNAAGTWINQQTDK, from the coding sequence ATGAAAAAAGTAACAAAACTTGCTATGTTCCTTCTTGCAGGAACATTAGCTACGGGGTTTGTGTCATGTAGTAGTGATGATGATGAAGTCATTAATACAACAATCCTCACACCAGAACAGCAATCAGAGTTAAGTAAGATTGCAAGCGAGAGTAGCGCAAATGCAAATAAGACAGAGATGGGTAAGGTTGTTGCCAACTACATTAATGAAGTTGTTAAACCTACATATTTAGACTTGGCAGAGAAGTCTGATATTCTTTATAAGGCTTGCCAGAATCTTTATCAGAAGCGCAAAGCAGGTACACTGACTCAGAATGACATTGATGCTGCTTGTGAAGCTTTCAAGGCTGCACGTAAGGACTGGGAGCAGAGTGAGTCATTCCTCTATGGTGCTGCATCTGATAATGAGATTGACCCACATATCGACTCATGGCCGCTCGACCATGATCAGTTGACAAGAGCATTGAATAATGCAGATGTTATCGCAGGTATTAATGGAGAGAATCCAGCCAAGTATGTTTATGACAACAATGGAAATTTCGACTCTGTGTTAGGTTTCCATGGCTTGGAGTTTGTACTCTTCCGTAATGGTAAGAACCGTACAGTAGCAGCCTTCAATGCTGAGAAAGAGACAGAAGCAGGTCTTACAAGTGTAAGTACAGTGAACGAAGCAGCCTTTGCAGCAGCTGTTGCAGGTGACCTCCGTAACATGACTTATCTCTTGGAATATGGTTGGTTAGGTACAACTATCCCAACATCACATTTGAATCAGCTTGCAAATGCTATGTGGGTAGTCAATGGAACACGTCACAGAGGACTTTCTGCAAAGTTAATTCCATATCGTGATTATTCACAGTTCGCCACAAAGGAGAATGGTATGTTTGCTTCATGGCATGAGACACTGAACAATATCTTTATTGGCGGATGTAGTGGTATTTGTGAGGAGGTCGCTTCACAGAAACTTGGTCAAGCTTATCGTAAGGCTACAGGTACTGGTACTGCAGACGATGCAGCTAACTATATTGAGTCACCTTACAGTAAGCGTTCATTCCAAGATTACCAGGATAACATCTATTCTATCAAGAATTCACTCTATGGAGTTCGTGGTACAGAGAACATCTCTACTCCAACTCAGTACTCTATTATGAACTTTTTGAAGAACAACAACTATCCTAAGTACAATGAGTTGAACAGCGCTCTTAACGAAGCAATTGCAGCCTTGGAGACAGCTAAGAAGAGTGGTATTGCATTCATTGACCAACCAGGTAATCCACAGGTTAAGACTTGCATTGATAAGGTTGATGCTTTGAACGAAGCTCTTAATGCTGCTGGTACATGGATTAATCAACAGACAGATAAGTAA
- a CDS encoding di-heme oxidoredictase family protein → MRHNSYSNFLLAGALLCLFAACSDDNVSPETPLKPSEPETKYIGQAVGNFSADEWYPGGKLGTTENTAAGGYEDNTPAIDEQGLTDLFNQGDMMASAKYTLSTEPYKGWGPVASRRSCEYCHSGGYSHGHSRNDMEPVKGNGYIVSVYTPDAPGSNNGTPIDQLTTFTMLQAVEPFLPPVDPKQIKITWHDVTSMPSGLPMQFPDGEKFSLRYPSVAIPQSAFNTDPVPSNYEVRLIASCNFQGLGLIDAISNEDLEKQYKAEGQHVELNPEFFDNTTKQLKPEAWASDYFGNKFIKRFNYDLLDGCLENDVALWDELNILRSDIKHICSTEPWAKAMSENENVISYIQQHGSNPNSYVHPYYNDGTREGIKKAVGYLLSPNDNVDLYNNPYFNFKPEVSDDAYHAFMVWHRGIAVPRARNLNDKDVQRGKELFTTELGCAHCHKASWTTGADNHGSSKILGNKQLPKYANQKIYPYSDFIQHKLDMKNDIHGSWCRTTPLWGRGLSLINSGAEDRLHDARARNEIEAIMWHAYSKNSQAYNAAVKFYKLPKADRDAVVKFIRSI, encoded by the coding sequence ATGAGACACAACAGCTATAGCAATTTTTTACTTGCTGGAGCACTATTATGTTTGTTTGCTGCATGCTCAGACGACAATGTTTCACCAGAAACACCACTGAAGCCATCAGAGCCTGAAACGAAGTACATTGGTCAAGCGGTAGGTAACTTCTCTGCTGACGAATGGTATCCAGGTGGTAAGCTTGGCACAACTGAGAATACTGCTGCAGGTGGTTATGAGGACAACACACCAGCCATCGACGAACAAGGACTAACTGATCTCTTCAATCAAGGTGATATGATGGCAAGTGCTAAGTATACCCTTAGTACCGAACCATACAAAGGTTGGGGCCCTGTAGCTTCACGTCGTTCATGTGAGTATTGCCACTCTGGCGGATATAGCCATGGCCATAGTCGTAATGACATGGAACCAGTAAAGGGCAATGGTTACATCGTTTCTGTTTATACACCTGATGCTCCAGGAAGCAATAATGGTACACCAATTGACCAGTTGACTACCTTTACGATGCTTCAAGCTGTAGAGCCATTCTTGCCACCAGTAGATCCAAAGCAGATAAAGATTACTTGGCATGATGTTACTTCAATGCCAAGCGGACTCCCAATGCAGTTCCCTGATGGTGAGAAGTTTAGTCTTCGTTATCCTTCTGTTGCTATTCCACAGTCTGCTTTCAACACAGACCCAGTGCCAAGCAACTATGAAGTACGTTTGATAGCTTCATGTAACTTCCAAGGACTTGGTTTGATAGATGCAATCTCTAACGAAGACCTGGAGAAGCAATACAAGGCAGAAGGACAGCACGTAGAGTTGAACCCAGAGTTCTTCGATAACACGACAAAGCAGTTGAAGCCTGAAGCATGGGCAAGTGATTATTTTGGAAACAAGTTCATCAAGCGTTTCAACTACGACTTACTTGATGGCTGTCTTGAGAATGATGTAGCTTTGTGGGATGAGTTGAACATCTTACGTTCAGATATTAAGCATATCTGTTCTACAGAGCCATGGGCAAAGGCGATGTCTGAGAATGAGAATGTGATTAGTTACATTCAACAGCATGGTAGCAATCCTAACTCTTACGTACATCCATATTACAATGATGGAACCCGCGAAGGTATAAAGAAGGCAGTAGGCTATTTGCTTTCTCCAAACGATAATGTTGACTTGTATAATAATCCTTACTTCAACTTCAAGCCAGAGGTGAGCGACGACGCTTATCATGCATTTATGGTTTGGCACAGAGGTATTGCTGTTCCAAGAGCAAGAAACTTGAACGACAAGGACGTACAGCGTGGTAAGGAACTCTTCACAACAGAGTTAGGTTGTGCACACTGTCACAAGGCTTCTTGGACAACAGGTGCAGACAATCATGGCTCTTCTAAGATTCTTGGTAATAAGCAGTTGCCTAAGTATGCTAATCAGAAGATTTATCCTTACTCAGACTTTATCCAGCATAAGTTGGATATGAAGAATGATATTCATGGTTCATGGTGCCGTACAACACCTTTATGGGGTAGAGGTCTGTCACTTATCAACTCTGGTGCAGAAGATCGTCTCCATGATGCTCGAGCACGCAATGAGATTGAAGCAATCATGTGGCATGCTTATAGTAAGAACAGTCAGGCTTATAATGCTGCTGTGAAGTTCTATAAGTTGCCTAAGGCTGATAGAGATGCAGTGGTTAAGTTCATACGCTCTATCTAA